The following nucleotide sequence is from Halogeometricum borinquense DSM 11551.
CCTTGAACTTCTGGTAGATCTCCTCGGCTTCTTCCTTGGCGGCTTCGCGCTTCTCGGCGCGCTCGGCGTCGCGTTCCTCTTCTTCCTGCTTGTCGAGCTCGCGGAGTCGCTTTTGCACGCGAACGAAGTCCTCGTGGTGGCGGTCGGCAGCTTCCTGCGCTTCCACGAACAGCTCGTGCATCGCGTCGGCTTTGTCACGGATGTCGTCGGCCTCACGGTAGGCCTCGATCATCTGGTTGTGGTGCTCTTGGGCCTTGTCAGCGAGTTCCGTCACCTTCTGATGGTGCTGGGATGCCTCCGAGCGGACCTCTTCTGCTTCCTCGATGAGTTCTTCGAGTTCGCCGCTGTCCTCGACCTTATCCTTCTTCTGACGGAGTTCTTCGCGCTTGTTCTCGATCTTCTCGATGAGTTCGCGCTCGTCCTCGGTCGAGAGAACTTCCGTCTGCTGACGGAATTCGAGCTGTTCGATTTCCTCTTTGAGTTCCTCGATGTCCTTGCCGTCATCGAGTTCGAGGTCCTCTTTCATCTGTTCGACTTTGTCGAACAGCTCGTTGGCCTCGGCGTTCAGCTCGTTTCGTTTGTTCTTGTGCTCTTGGACCTGCTCGTTGAGGCTGTCGCGCTGCTCGCGGTGTTCCTGAGCCTCGTCAACCTTCTCGCGAGTTTTCGCGTTTAGGTCGTCGCGCTTGGATGCGCGCTCGGAGGCCATCTGGTTTAGGTCATTTCGTCGGTCGCGGAGCTGTCCCGCGAGTTTAATTAACTGACCTTTAGAACCGCTGTCGAGTTGGTCATCTGTGAGCTCCACGTTATCCGCGTCGCTGAGCTTCTGTACGTCGTATTCCTTGAGAACGTCTTGCTGTGTCACCATGCGTAATCAAACCTCGATACCATTACCACTC
It contains:
- a CDS encoding coiled-coil protein; its protein translation is MVTQQDVLKEYDVQKLSDADNVELTDDQLDSGSKGQLIKLAGQLRDRRNDLNQMASERASKRDDLNAKTREKVDEAQEHREQRDSLNEQVQEHKNKRNELNAEANELFDKVEQMKEDLELDDGKDIEELKEEIEQLEFRQQTEVLSTEDERELIEKIENKREELRQKKDKVEDSGELEELIEEAEEVRSEASQHHQKVTELADKAQEHHNQMIEAYREADDIRDKADAMHELFVEAQEAADRHHEDFVRVQKRLRELDKQEEEERDAERAEKREAAKEEAEEIYQKFKEGETLDTEDLMKLQKTGLL